One Agrobacterium vaccinii DNA window includes the following coding sequences:
- a CDS encoding cytochrome c1 yields MKKLVTSIALIAALGGFGSAVSAAEEGHDLKAQTEHAIAGGHFPILKPQEEKWSFAGPFGKYDKGQLQRGLKVYKEVCSACHAMSLVSFRTLEDLGYSEDQVKAFAAEYEVQDGPNADGEMFTRKAVPSDHFPSPYPNKEAAAASNGGAAPPDMSLLAKARGVERGFPQFLIDMIPVVGGYQEGGPDYIHALLTGYQDAPAGIEVAEGTHYNPYFGSAIALKMAPPISNDQVTYDDGTPQTLDQYSQDVSAFLMWAAEPHLEQRKRTGFMVIIFLMIFTALVYLTKKSVYSRKEH; encoded by the coding sequence ATGAAAAAGCTTGTAACGAGCATCGCGCTTATCGCTGCACTTGGCGGGTTTGGTTCTGCGGTTTCCGCCGCAGAAGAAGGCCATGATCTCAAGGCACAGACCGAACATGCGATTGCAGGCGGGCACTTCCCGATCCTGAAACCGCAGGAAGAAAAATGGTCTTTCGCCGGACCGTTCGGCAAGTATGACAAGGGCCAGCTTCAGCGCGGCCTGAAAGTCTACAAGGAAGTCTGTTCCGCCTGCCATGCCATGAGCCTGGTGTCCTTCCGCACGCTGGAAGATCTCGGCTATTCGGAAGATCAGGTCAAAGCCTTCGCTGCCGAATACGAAGTGCAGGACGGCCCCAATGCGGACGGTGAGATGTTCACCCGCAAGGCCGTCCCATCGGATCACTTCCCGTCGCCTTATCCGAACAAGGAAGCGGCTGCGGCCTCCAACGGCGGCGCGGCACCACCTGACATGTCGTTGCTGGCCAAGGCACGCGGCGTCGAGCGTGGTTTCCCGCAGTTCCTCATCGACATGATCCCTGTTGTCGGCGGTTATCAGGAAGGTGGACCAGACTACATCCACGCCCTGCTGACCGGCTATCAGGATGCGCCAGCCGGTATCGAAGTCGCCGAAGGTACGCACTATAATCCGTATTTCGGCAGTGCGATCGCCCTCAAGATGGCACCACCGATCAGCAACGATCAGGTGACCTACGACGATGGCACCCCGCAGACGCTGGACCAGTATTCGCAGGACGTTTCCGCATTCCTCATGTGGGCCGCAGAGCCGCATCTGGAACAGCGCAAGCGCACCGGCTTCATGGTCATCATCTTCCTGATGATCTTCACGGCACTGGTCTATCTCACCAAGAAGTCGGTCTACTCCCGCAAGGAACACTGA
- a CDS encoding cytochrome b gives MSGHSSYQPSTGIERWVDSRLPLPRMVYDSFIAYPVPRNLNYAYTFGAMLAVMLIVQILTGVVLAMHYAAETSVAFISVEKIMRDVNHGWLLRYMHANGASFFFIAVYLHIARGLYYGSYKAPREILWILGCIIFLLMMATGFMGYVLPWGQMSFWGATVITGFFTAFPGVGEWIQQFLLGGFAVDQPTLNRFFALHYLLPFMIVGVVILHIWALHVTGQTNPTGVEVKTKTDTVPFTPYATLKDALGISIFLLVYAYFVFYMPNFLGHPDNYIMADALKTPAHIVPEWYFLPFYAMLRAITFNVGPIDSKLGGVLVMFGAIIVLFFLPWLDTSKVRSAVYRPWYKMFFWVFVVNSIMLGWLGSRPAEGTYVVMSQIGTLYYFGFFLIIMPLLGLFETPRRIPNSITEAVLEKNGKTAAAPAAAVKI, from the coding sequence ATGAGTGGTCATTCCAGTTACCAGCCCTCGACCGGTATCGAAAGATGGGTCGATTCTCGCCTGCCGCTGCCACGTATGGTCTATGACAGTTTCATAGCCTATCCGGTTCCGCGCAACCTGAACTACGCCTACACCTTCGGCGCCATGCTTGCCGTCATGTTGATCGTTCAGATCCTGACCGGCGTCGTTCTGGCCATGCATTACGCCGCCGAAACGTCGGTTGCGTTCATTTCGGTCGAGAAGATCATGCGTGACGTCAACCACGGTTGGCTGCTGCGCTACATGCATGCCAATGGTGCGTCGTTCTTCTTCATTGCCGTTTACCTGCACATTGCCCGTGGCCTCTATTATGGCTCGTACAAGGCTCCGCGCGAAATCCTCTGGATTCTCGGCTGCATCATCTTCCTTCTTATGATGGCAACCGGCTTCATGGGTTACGTGCTGCCCTGGGGTCAGATGTCGTTCTGGGGTGCAACCGTCATCACCGGCTTCTTCACGGCCTTTCCGGGCGTGGGTGAGTGGATCCAGCAGTTCCTGCTTGGTGGCTTTGCCGTTGATCAGCCGACGCTGAACCGCTTCTTTGCGCTGCACTACCTGCTGCCCTTCATGATCGTGGGTGTCGTTATCCTGCACATCTGGGCTCTGCATGTGACCGGCCAGACCAACCCGACAGGCGTTGAAGTCAAGACGAAGACGGACACGGTTCCGTTCACGCCTTACGCAACGTTGAAAGACGCACTCGGCATCTCCATCTTCCTGCTCGTCTACGCCTATTTCGTCTTCTACATGCCCAACTTCCTCGGCCATCCTGACAACTACATCATGGCGGATGCGTTGAAGACACCGGCGCATATCGTGCCGGAATGGTACTTCTTGCCATTCTACGCCATGCTGCGCGCCATCACTTTCAATGTCGGCCCTATCGATTCCAAGCTCGGTGGCGTTCTGGTGATGTTCGGTGCGATCATCGTCCTGTTCTTCCTGCCATGGCTGGATACATCAAAGGTTCGCTCTGCCGTTTATCGCCCTTGGTACAAGATGTTCTTCTGGGTCTTCGTGGTGAACTCCATCATGCTCGGCTGGCTCGGCTCGCGCCCTGCGGAAGGCACCTATGTCGTCATGTCGCAGATCGGCACGCTCTACTACTTCGGCTTCTTCCTCATCATCATGCCGCTTCTTGGCCTGTTTGAGACGCCAAGGCGTATCCCGAACTCCATCACTGAGGCCGTTCTGGAAAAGAACGGCAAGACTGCTGCCGCCCCTGCGGCTGCCGTCAAGATCTGA
- the petA gene encoding ubiquinol-cytochrome c reductase iron-sulfur subunit, whose amino-acid sequence MTGAVGAAAVVWPFIDQMRPDASTLALASIEVNVASVEPGMSLTVKWRGKPIFIRNRTPKEIEEANAVALADLKDPVARNANLDAAAQATDVDRSAGAGKENWIVMVGSCTHLGCVPLGQAGDFGGWFCPCHGSHYDTAGRIRKGPAPENLHIPTFAFTSDTVIKIG is encoded by the coding sequence ATGACGGGCGCTGTCGGCGCTGCTGCCGTTGTCTGGCCTTTCATCGATCAGATGCGTCCAGATGCATCGACGCTGGCGCTTGCGTCCATCGAGGTCAATGTGGCCAGTGTCGAGCCGGGCATGTCCCTGACCGTCAAATGGCGCGGCAAGCCGATCTTCATTCGCAACCGTACGCCCAAGGAAATCGAGGAAGCTAACGCCGTTGCGCTGGCCGATCTGAAGGATCCGGTCGCCCGCAACGCCAACCTCGATGCCGCAGCGCAGGCGACGGACGTTGACCGTTCCGCAGGTGCCGGCAAGGAAAACTGGATCGTCATGGTTGGTTCCTGCACGCATCTAGGCTGTGTTCCGCTGGGTCAGGCCGGCGATTTCGGCGGGTGGTTCTGTCCCTGCCATGGCTCGCACTACGATACGGCGGGCCGCATTCGCAAAGGTCCGGCGCCGGAAAACCTGCATATTCCGACCTTCGCATTCACATCCGATACCGTGATCAAGATCGGATAA